The sequence ACACTTTGTAACTTATTGTATACTTTGttatttgttatcttttttaatgttaatgcAAACATACAACCTGTAACTTCAATGTATAGGGTGTTAATTCATAAGTCAATTATACTCGTAAAGTTAAATCTAtgacaatataaatttatgagtcgggagatgaaataaaaatatagatgtaCAAAATGTATGTtaacgtatttattatatacatttactgCTCTTTAACTTCCCTTAATCTTCGAACTGCCGACCTAGTCGATGCAGCAGCAGTCGTAGAATATACCCATGCACCTCCTGCCACTGTTCTTTTACATCGTTTACATGACCAGATTCCAACGACACTGCGTTTCATAGCATcctataaaaatagtaaacagaaatcgattaatattataacgaaatacgaacaatatatatgtgaagGATATATGTACTAACCTTGCCACAGAATGTACAAGTGTATTTACTGTGCTGTgttatttccattttcttaACCATTTTCCTGAGAGAAGCTCCATATCTGGTGCCATATTTTCCTGTGATTCCAACCTTCTTTGTACGCTTAGCCTAATAgcagaaaacaaaatttgacaataatcaatatatctaaaaaaaatttttttttacacgaaaaCTTTTCAACGCGCATCACGTTATTGATTTAACCATTTTGATATTTCGATACTGatgatcattaaaaaaaaaatatatattaaataaaaaaagaacaaattttcaCTTTGgaacttttaatataaaatatcacagCACTCGAAACGAAAATGGAACAATGTCACTACATAACCTCACATTACgattttacttaaaaatacAACATTTTAAGATAATGCATGTacaagaaaattgtaaaaaattataacatgatatatttttaatattcttttaaatacattcaaacgatgtaattaaaaataacagatTTGACATCTTACCATTTTGCACAATTACACGACACCTTCGTGAAAACCGGAAGAGGGAACACGAGCGCTAAAAACGATTCTAGTGAAGTTAGCGCGCACCGGAAGTACATTGGAATTCAAGAAACAAAATCATTGAATGATTTTTTGACaacaatgatatttaataagtataataatagtgattaaaataaaagagatattataATCAGctctatataattaattttcatattgatatatatatatatacacatacacacacggaCACAGAatcatgtaaatatatgagataagattttatataataaacaattgaTTAAAGCTTACGTAATTCATAAAAGAATTCgctaaagatataaaattatttttataaaatagaattaaggATGAATAAGTTCGTATTATATGCATCTACTGTACCCAAGTTCATGATAACACGATAATTGTATCGACAAtcgataaaatctatatataatatataggttttatataacaaaaaattgagTGGGACTTGCataatttatcaaagaaattagtatagatataaaataatttttattaagaagaaaacaaaagaggaTTCaagttgattattattaagtaagattattttatagacACTCTGTACATACGAGGTTCGGTGGCGGCACCTTCCGTTAGCCGACATATACAGGGTGCGATCGCCTATGAGAACACTTCTAACACGAAGAGGGGACTAGCACGAATGACGTAGCTATAGACACAGTGTGAAAGTATTAGAAACAAGGAGCAGTAGCCTATTCTGTGTACGTTGATGAAACTGTCCTCTGTTACTCATCTTGTCGTCACCGTTggattacaaatataataaattcgcGGTGAATCACGAATTATAGCTGATTTGTTCGTTAAAACGTTTCGTAGGGTCATAAAAGGATCGTTGCTGAGAGATAAAGCTGGAAGGCGTCGATCGATACGAAGGAGACACCGGCTAAGGATGGTCGTTAAAATCTACGTATCGGGTATCAGCGGGAACAAGGAAgtgagtataaaaaaaaaaagaaaagcgcacattttctttcgatcgaacgataaccttaaaattaatgaacattataatattcgataaaataatgatccACTCGAAGATCTATACCCGATTGCGATCGTACTACCGGCCCCAATCGATTCTTTATGACATTTCACGCTTAACGACCTATGGTGTATCATATTACAATGAAATTCATAGAATCGGACAGTGGTCACTGTCACTCGTACTATCATTACGCTATATTACGTCCCTTGGGATCGGGAatacttttatacatatgttataACTTTTAATCTTTCAACGTGTCAATGATCGTCCGAGTGATTTTTCAATCTCGTACCGTTGGTGAAAGTTCTCTTATACTTTGTGTTGCTTCGATTTTCtactgttcttttctttcttattacacTTTTCATTGCCATGGTATACTTTGTGTATAGCTTCACGCTTTTAtgatattgaattaaatatacatatatgtgaatgcgttttaaagagagagagagagagagagagagagagggagggagaaaggggattcgatttttctcatatacatttctaatcaattatttttttgacgtatttttttttgtttttttttacaagtgttttatttattgtagaAACTGTAACTACagtatgttatttttatcttaagtataatcaatgaaaaatttatcacaTTGTTGAAAATTATCTTAGTATCATTGATGTATAATGTTTGTTAATAGGTGAAGAAAAGACAGCAGCGGGTTTTAATGATATTGGATAGTAAAAATGTAGATTATGAAACTATCGATATAACCGAACCAGGAAAGGAGTTGGATAAAGAGTTTATGCAAAGCAATAGCGTTGGAAGAGACAGTAAATATCCTTTACCACctcaaatatttaatgaagatGAATATTGTGGggtaaattttgaattttcttttttatattttatgtttgaCAACGactataatgataataataattaatgtaattctAGGATTATGAAGATTTTGATATGGCTAATGAGTTAgacgaattagaaaaatttcttaaaataacaCCTCCAGTTAGTCCAGAAGATATTTCTCAAGATTCAAAAGCACAAAACAATGATGTTCAAGAAAATGGGAACACTTCGAGTCGAGAggtttgttattaaattaactTTGTTAtgtggaattaaaaaaaatattatttctattcataaaaattggaTATAATACCTAGTGttataaaaactaaataacatattttttccattattaatattgtttttcggTTAAAAGTTTAAATCTCAGAAATTCTATGACCTATACTTATTTTCTAGGCTTGTGTCCTTGAtactaaatttattttgtctaCTCATAAATACTACGTATTTGTTGCAGCCATCCACAGACAAAGATGCAGCTACAGTAAAATCAGAAAGGTATGCACTACGAAATATTTGATTGCATAATCTTACAAGTAGTAGATTATATCGAATTCATTTGTAAactatataaacaaattagtGATTTACTGatataacgtataatataataattttatattgtgttaatgtaaaattttttaattctaaaagattattaaactCTGAAAATATTTACCACTTTAGCGCAGAAGATAGAACAGATTTGCCAAACGATAATGATCCATTAGATGGATCCAAACCGACAGAACTTGATGGTGGAACAAAAGGGAATGAAGAAGATGTAGAACAAATGGAAGAAACTGGCGATAAGAATGAAGAGAAATCTGatgatcaagaaaaagaagaatagaggTAAATATGTTTGTTATGTTAGAATAGGCCAATTTATGAACTTTGCAATTATTAACAAGTTCATTTTACAGAATTATGACTATCATCTTTTTAAGGCTGAGTGAGTATACTGCCACTACCACTTTTCTGAACAACaggataaatattaattgcatTGTATAGGGTCATCCATATGCAATACTTTTTTTAGAGCCGCGATGAATTGAAATCAAAAATCtatatcaatcttttttttttttataagatacaaaatgagattttattttatttcataatattagtttatataaatttttaagtcGTTGAATCGTTTACACTATATCTCTCCATTGCTTCTCATTACAGTTCTCATATCGAAAGTTATCAAGCATATCTTttgttcattattatcattataatgaaaaagtcAGATCGGAATTAAACGTATTATAATAGTATGCTGAGATTGTTAGAAGTTTAATGAAAAACTTAGAAAAGAGTATATAtgatatctaaatatatatatatatatatctactaaaTTATGCTCTTCTTTAAAGGAACAGTATTATTCAGCCTCTTTAAAGTTTCTCATTTGCGCATGTTAGCTTACAAATTGCAAGTATTTTATCCAGaagattaattagaaatttgattattttttatcctcaTCTATTCgtgttattattcttatagaaagataatagagaatgaaaattctttgTCCAGCAATTTTTTGCtatgaaattgtattattcTTTAGGAATATACGTAATGATTTACGGAGAAATACGGCAATGACATTTGAaagacaaattaattattgtataaaaataaatgagagatGAAGGATTAATGATGCATTCAAAAATTAGAATACCAagagatttattaaatataatcgatcaaaTGTAATGTTCtcatgtaaatgtat comes from Vespula pensylvanica isolate Volc-1 chromosome 21, ASM1446617v1, whole genome shotgun sequence and encodes:
- the LOC122636368 gene encoding 60S ribosomal protein L37a, encoding MAKRTKKVGITGKYGTRYGASLRKMVKKMEITQHSKYTCTFCGKDAMKRSVVGIWSCKRCKRTVAGGAWVYSTTAAASTRSAVRRLREVKEQ
- the LOC122636367 gene encoding SH3 domain-binding glutamic acid-rich protein homolog; translated protein: MVVKIYVSGISGNKEVKKRQQRVLMILDSKNVDYETIDITEPGKELDKEFMQSNSVGRDSKYPLPPQIFNEDEYCGDYEDFDMANELDELEKFLKITPPVSPEDISQDSKAQNNDVQENGNTSSREPSTDKDAATVKSESAEDRTDLPNDNDPLDGSKPTELDGGTKGNEEDVEQMEETGDKNEEKSDDQEKEE